The proteins below come from a single Lineus longissimus chromosome 5, tnLinLong1.2, whole genome shotgun sequence genomic window:
- the LOC135487700 gene encoding mucin-2-like, with protein sequence MSGKDYVILILGFFGFITGVSHGQDCYSHQYGVGYNGTTDIAGTERCLLWVDSNSTEFPDRAFPDCNRAMAKNYCRQPFYLDLVSTGDDLGKNTILPKFELPWCFVASNRKRKCSNIPYCELPQFKQCFKAEKKSTGKNQRMCSCSITLKVTKAIPPGAANITFFVANYTYRIDEGNTCDQTAEIVVDEIPITQNPCGENENNDGLFILKLWSDVKMSFGTKLPTANAYWIEFQSDKSVNISQCGNSSFESEGYNVSQSTVNIPYNPPKDSCPPPASSSTTSSSATTLTMATTTGTIAPTGSTSTTMPTGTTTTTETTKTTGTTSTQTSGTITPTGSTTTTSTTMPSTTPMTTGTTKTTGTTSTQTSGTITPTGSTTTTIITSTTTTQMTTGTTETTGTISTQTSGTITPTGTTTTTSTTVPTTTPMTTGTTKTTGTISTQTSGTITPTGSTTKTSTTIPTTTPMTTGTTKTTSTISTQTSGTITPTGSTTTTSTTIPTTTPMTTGTTKTTGTISTQTSRTITPTGSTTTTSTTVPTTTPMTTGTTKTTGTISTQTSGTITPTGSTTTTSTTIPTTTPMTTGTTKTTGTISTQTSGTITPTGTTTTTSTTVPTTTPMTTGTTKTTGTISTQTSGTITPTGSTTTTSTTVPTTTPMTTGTTKTTGTTSARTSGTITPSGSTTTTSTTIPTTTPMTTGTTKTTGTTSTQTSGTITPTGSTTTTGTTSTTTTQMTTGTTKTADTTSTQTLGTITPTASTTTSTTVPTTTPMTTGTTKTTGTTSIQTSGTITPTGSTTTTSTTIPTTTPMTTGTTRTTGTTSTHTSGTITPTGSTTTTSTTMPTTTPMTTGTTKTTVTTSAKTSGTITPTGSITTTSTTMPSTTPMTTGTTKTTGTISTHTSGTITLTGSTTTTIITSTTTTPMTTGTTETTGTTSTQTSGTITPTGSTTTTSTTIPTTTPMTTGTTKTPGSTSTQTLETITPTLSTTTSTTMPTGTTTTTGTTKTPSFTSTQTSGTITPTTSTTTSTTMPTGTTTTTGTTKTPGSTSTQTSGTITPTGSTTTTSTTIPTTTPMTSGTTKTPGSTSTQTSGTVTPTASTTTSTTIPTTTPMTTGTTKTPGSTSTQTSGTITPTTSTTTTGTTMPTGITTTTGTTKTPGSTSTQSSGTVTPTASTTTSTTIPTTTPMTTGTTETPGSTSTQTTGTITPTTSTTTSTTMPTGTTTTTGTTKTPGFTSTQTSGTITPTTSTTTTGTTMPTTTPITTGTTKTPGSTSTQTSGTITPTTSTTTSTTMPTGTTTTTGTTKTPGSTSTQTAGTVTPTASTTTSTTMPTGTTTTTGTTKTTGTTSTQTTGTITPTTSTTTSTTMPTGTTTTTGTTKTPGFTSTQTSGTSTPTTSTTTSTTMPTGTTTTTGTTKTPGFTSTQTSGTSTPTTSTTTSTTMPTGTTTTTGTTKTPGSTSTQTAGTVTPTASTKTTATTSTQTSGTITPTTSTTTSTTMPSGTTTTTGTTKTPGSTSTQTSGTITPTGSTTTTIITSTPTTSTTTSTTMPTGTTTSTGTNKTPGSTSTQTSGTITPTASTTTSTTMSTGTTTTTGTTKTPGFTSTQTSGTITPTTSTTTSTTMPTGTTTTTGTTKTPGSTSTQTSGRITPTGSTTTTIITSTPTTSTTTSTTMPTGTTTTTGTTKTPGFTSTQISGTITPTGSTTTTIITSTPTTSTATSTTMPTGTTTTTGTTKTPGSTSTQTAGTITPTTSTTTGTTSTAITTLPTGTTTNTGTTNPTGTTQTTYTSRTTASATSSPPSQSTSTGIQTSSGTSTSSPSSPSASTSIQTSPGTSTSSPSSPSASTSIQTSPGTSTSSPSSPSASTSIETSPGTSTSSPSSPSASTSIQTSSGTSTSSPSSPSASTSIQTSPGTSTSSKSSSSASTSIETSPGTSTSSPSSPSASTSIQTSAGTSTSSPSSPSASTSIQTSPGTRTSSPSSPSASTSIQTSPGTSTSSPSSPSASTSIQTSPGTSTSSPSSPSASTSIQTSPGTSTSSPSSPSASTSIQTSPGTRTSSPSSPSASTSIQTSPGTSTSSPSSPSASTSIQTSLGTSTSSPSSSSASTSIQTSPGTSTSSPSSPSASTSIQTSPSTSTSSPSSPSASTSIQTSPGTSTSSPSSQSASTSIQTSPSTSTSSPSSQSASTSIQTSLGTSTSSPSSPSASTSIETSPGTSTISPSSPSASTSIQTSPGTSTSSPSSPSASTSIETSPGTSTSSPSSPSASTSIQTSPGTSTSSPSSPSASTSIQTSPGTSTSSPSSPSASTSIQTSPGTRTISPSSPSASTSIQTSPGTSTSSPSSPSASTSIQTSPGTSTSSPSSPSASTSIQTSPGTRTISPSSPSASTSIQTSPGTSTSSPSSPSASTSIQTSPGTSTSSPSSPSASTSIQTSPGTSTSSPSSPSASTSIQTSPGTSTSSPSSPSASTSIQTSPGTSTSSPSSPSASTSIQTSPGTSTSSPSSPSASTSIETSPGTSTSSPSSPSASTSIQTSPGTSTSSPSSPSASTSIQTSPGTSTSSPSSPSASTSIQTSPGTSTSSPSSPSASTSIQTSLGTSTGASSSTGTSAGSTFSFATSTSAPSSTGTSLSRPTSSSITSSPSSTDTSIDTSSSTGTFTRTVPPSSSTSTLTFSASTTALSTTSTTSVTTPTPSPTISPTTPTSSSQKPMKIFKPWEKVIPEKLEGALPIGTTFGGVIVFAVISVSIILGVKLYQACHAVKPNTPAKNYELHDLRLGIHRHPYLPMGDAATTDVQESNKPLEWDAESALARDFQDPSKAEIHYPREIVPINPDKAPTVTAPCLVEKDCYSTPDPRGLWDSSLTKTDNLSDISDGRPMSNSMVPKEDIVLDSSDIFLDVRTNSVA encoded by the exons ATGAGTGGGAAGGATTACGTGATTCTAATTTTGGGATTCTTCGGATTCATAACTG GTGTTTCTCATGGTCAGGACTGCTACAGTCACCAGTATGGTGTTGGATATAATGGGACGACTGACATAGCTGGAACAGAGCGATGTCTTCTATGGGTAGACTCAAACTCGACAGAATTCCCGGACAGAGCATTCCCAGACTGCAACCGTGCAATGGCTAAGAATTACTGCCGTCAACCATTTTATCTGGATCTCGTCAGTACTGGTGATGATCTAGGAAAGAACACTATCCTACCAAAGTTTGAATTACCATGGTGCTTTGTAGCATCAAATAGGAAAAGAAAATGCTCCAATATTCCATATTGCG AACTTCCTCAATTCAAGCAATGTTTCAAGGCTGAGAAGAAAAGTACAGGCAAAAACCAGAGAATGTGCTCATGTAGTATTACCCTGAAAGTTACCAAGGCCATACCACCGGGGGCAGCTAACATCACATTCTTTGTGGCAAACTACACGTATCGCATCGACGAAGGAAATACTTGTGATCAGACGGCAGAAATTGTTGTCGATGAAATACCAATAACGCAGAATCCATGTGGGGAGaatgaaaacaatgatggaTTATTCATACTAAAGTTGTGGTCTGACGTGAAGATGAGCTTTGGCACCAAGCTTCCAACTGCAAACGCGTACTGGATAGAGTTTCAGA GTGACAAGTCCGTCAACATCAGCCAGTGTGGAAATTCTTCCTTTGAATCTGAGGGCTACAACGTATCTCAATCAACAGTCAATATTCCATATAACCCCCCGAAAGATTCCTGCCCCCCACCAGCATCAAGTTCAACAACAAGTTCATCTGCAACTACTTTAACTATGGCTACCACGACAGGAACCATTGCACCTACCGGCTCAACTAGTACAACTATGCCAACTGGGACTACCACGACTACAGAAACAACTAAGACTACCGGTACCACTTCAACTCAAACATCTGGAACAATTACACCTACGGGATCAACTACTACAACTAGTACAACTATGCCATCTACGACTCCAATGACTACAGGAACAACTAAGACTACTGGTACCACTTCAACTCAAACATCAGGAACAATTACACCTACTGGATCAACTACTACCACTATTATAACTAGTACAACTACGACCCAAATGACTACAGGTACAACTGAGACTACTGGTACCATTTCGACTCAAACATCAGGAACAATTACACCTACTGGAACAACTACTACAACTAGTACAACTGTGCCAACTACCACTCCAATGACTACAGGAACAACTAAGACTACTGGTACCATTTCGACTCAAACATCAGGAACAATTACACCTACTGGATCAACTACTAAAACTAGTACAACTATACCAACTACGACTCCAATGACTACAGGAACAACTAAGACTACTAGTACCATTTCGACTCAAACATCAGGAACAATTACACCTACTGGATCAACTACTACAACTAGTACAACTATACCAACTACGACTCCAATGACTACAGGAACAACTAAGACTACTGGTACCATTTCGACTCAAACATCACGAACAATTACACCTACTGGATCAACTACTACAACTAGCACAACTGTGCCAACTACCACTCCAATGACTACAGGAACAACTAAGACTACTGGTACTATTTCGACTCAAACATCAGGAACAATTACACCTACTGGATCAACTACTACAACAAGTACAACTATACCAACTACGACTCCAATGACTACAGGAACAACTAAGACTACTGGTACCATTTCGACTCAAACATCAGGAACAATTACACCTACTGGAACAACTACTACAACTAGTACAACTGTGCCAACTACCACTCCAATGACTACAGGAACAACTAAGACTACAGGTACCATTTCGACTCAAACATCAGGAACAATTACACCTACTGGATCAACTACTACAACTAGTACAACTGTGCCAACTACCACTCCAATGACTACAGGAACAACTAAGACTACTGGTACAACTTCAGCTCGAACATCTGGAACAATTACACCTAGCGGATCAACAACTACAACTAGTACAACTATACCAACTACGACTCCAATGACTACAGGAACAACTAAGACTACTGGTACCACTTCGACTCAAACATCAGGAACAATAACACCTACTGGATCAACAACTACAACTGGTACAACTAGTACAACTACGACTCAAATGACTACAGGTACAACTAAGACTGCTGATACAACTTCGACTCAAACATTAGGAACAATTACACCTACCGCATCAACTACAACTAGTACAACTGTGCCAACTACCACTCCAATGACTACAGGAACAACTAAGACTACTGGTAccacttcaattcaaacatCTGGAACAATTACACCTACCGGATCAACAACTACAACTAGTACAACTATACCAACTACGACTCCAATGACTACAGGTACAACTAGGACTACTGGTACCACTTCAACTCATACATCAGGAACAATTACACCTACTGGATCAACTACTACAACTAGTACAACTATGCCAACTACGACTCCAATGACTACAGGAACAACAAAGACTACAGTTACAACTTCTGCTAAAACATCAGGAACAATTACACCTACTGGATCAATTACTACAACTAGTACAACTATGCCATCTACGACTCCAATGACTACAGGTACAACGAAGACCACTGGTACCATTTCAACTCATACATCAGGAACAATTACACTTACTGGATCAACTACTACCACTATCATAACTAGTACAACTACGACTCCAATGACTACAGGTACAACTGAGACTACTGGTACCACTTCGACTCAAACTTCAGGAACAATTACACCTACTGGGTCAACTACTACAACTAGTACAACTATACCAACTACGACTCCAATGACTACAGGTACAACTAAGACTCCTGGTTCCACTTCAACTCAAACATTAGAAACAATTACACCTACCTTATCAACTACAACTAGTACAACTATGCCAACTGGGACTACTACAACTACTGGAACAACTAAGACTCCTAGTTTCACTTCAACTCAAACATCAGGAACAATTACACCTACCACATCAACTACAACTAGTACAACCATGCCAACTGGGACAACCACGACTACAGGTACAACTAAGACCCCTGGTTCCACTTCGACTCAAACATCAGGAACAATTACACCTACTGGGTCAACTACTACAACTAGTACAACTATACCAACTACGACTCCAATGACTTCAGGTACAACTAAGACTCCTGGTTCCACTTCAACTCAAACATCAGGAACAGTTACACCTACCGCGTCAACTACAACTAGTACAACTATACCAACTACGACTCCAATGACTACAGGTACAACTAAGACTCCTGGTTCCACTTCAACTCAAACATCAGGAACAATTACCCCTACCACATCAACTACTACAACTGGTACAACTATGCCAACTGGGATAACCACGACTACAGGTACAACTAAGACCCCTGGTTCCACTTCGACTCAATCATCAGGAACAGTTACACCTACCGCGTCAACTACAACTAGTACAACTATACCAACTACGACTCCAATGACTACAGGTACAACTGAGACTCCTGGTTCCACTTCAACTCAAACAACAGGAACAATTACACCTACCACATCAACTACAACTAGTACAACTATGCCAACTGGGACTACTACAACTACTGGAACAACTAAGACTCCTGGTTTCACTTCAACTCAAACATCAGGAACAATTACACCTACCACATCAACTACTACAACTGGTACAACTATGCCAACTACGACTCCAATAACTACAGGAACAACTAAGACTCCTGGTTCCACTTCGACTCAAACATCAGGAACAATTACACCTACCACATCAACTACAACGAGTACAACTATGCCAACTGGGACAACCACGACTACAGGTACAACTAAGACCCCTGGTTCCACTTCAACTCAAACAGCAGGAACAGTTACACCTACCGCGTCAACTACAACTAGTACAACTATGCCAACTGGGACTACTACAACTACAGGTACAACTAAGACTACTGGTACCACTTCAACTCAAACAACAGGAACAATTACACCTACCACATCAACTACAACTAGTACAACTATGCCAACTGGGACTACTACAACTACTGGAACAACTAAGACTCCTGGTTTCACTTCAACTCAAACATCAGGAACAAGTACACCTACCACATCAACTACAACTAGTACAACTATGCCAACTGGGACTACTACAACTACTGGAACAACTAAGACTCCTGGTTTCACTTCAACTCAAACATCAGGAACAAGTACACCTACCACATCAACTACAACTAGTACAACTATGCCAACTGGGACAACCACGACTACTGGTACAACTAAGACCCCTGGTTCCACTTCAACTCAAACAGCAGGAACAGTTACACCTACCGCGTCAACTAAGACAACGGCTACCACTTCAACTCAAACATCAGGAACAATTACACCTACCACATCAACTACAACTAGTACAACTATGCCATCTGGGACAACCACGACTACAGGAACAACTAAGACTCCTGGTTCCACTTCAACTCAAACATCAGGAACAATTACACCTACTGGATCAACTACTACCACTATCATAACTAGTACACCTACCACATCAACTACAACTAGTACAACTATGCCAACTGGGACTACTACAAGTACAGGAACAAATAAGACTCCTGGTTCCACTTCAACTCAAACATCAGGAACAATTACACCTACCGCATCAACTACAACTAGTACAACTATGTCAACTGGGACTACTACAACTACTGGAACAACTAAGACTCCTGGTTTCACTTCAACTCAAACATCAGGAACAATTACACCTACCACATCAACTACAACTAGTACAACTATGCCAACTGGGACCACCACGACTACAGGAACAACTAAGACTCCTGGTTCCACTTCAACTCAAACATCAGGAAGAATTACACCTACTGGATCAACTACTACCACTATCATAACTAGTACACCTACCACATCAACTACAACTAGTACAACTATGCCAACTGGGACTACTACAACTACTGGAACAACTAAGACTCCTGGTTTCACTTCAACTCAAATATCTGGAACAATTACACCTACTGGATCAACTACTACCACTATCATAACTAGTACACCTACCACATCAACTGCAACTAGTACAACTATGCCAACTGGGACAACCACGACTACAGGTACAACTAAGACCCCTGGTTCCACTTCAACTCAAACAGCAGGAACAATTACACCTACCACATCAACTACAACTGGTACAACTAGTACAGCTATTACAACTTTGCCAACTGGAACTACCACGAATACTGGTACAACTAACCCTACTGGTACCACTCAAACAACTTACACATCCAGAACCACTGCTTCTGCTACAAGTTCACCGCCCTCTCAAAGTACAAGCACAGGTATACAGACCTCGTCTGGGACAAGCACGAGCTCACCATCCTCTCCAAGCgcaagcacaagtatacagacctcgcctgggacaagcacaagctcaccatcctctccaagtgcaagcacaagtatacagacctcgcctgggacaagcacaagctcaccatcctctccaagtgcaagcacaagtataGAGACCTCGCCTGGGACAAGCACAAGCTCACCATCCTCTCCAagtgcaagcacaagtatacagACTTCGTCTGGGACAAGCACGAGCTCACCATCCTCTCCAAGCgcaagcacaagtatacagACCTCGCCTGGGACAAGCACAAGCTCAAAATCCTCTTCAagtgcaagcacaagtataGAGACCTCGCCTGGGACAAGCACAAGCTCACCATCCTCTCCAagtgcaagcacaagtatacagACCTCGGCTGGGACAAGCACAAGCTCACCATCCTCTCCAagtgcaagcacaagtatacagACCTCGCCTGGGACACGCACAAGCTCACCATCCTCTCCAagtgcaagcacaagtatacagacctcgcctgggacaagcacaagctcaccatcctctccaagtgcaagcacaagtatacagacctcgcctggaacaagcacaagctcaccatcctctccaagtgcaagcacaagtatacagacctcgcctgggacaagcacaagctcaccatcctcgccaagtgcaagcacaagtatacagACCTCGCCTGGGACACGCACAAGCTCACCATCCTCTCCAagtgcaagcacaagtatacagACCTCGCCTGGGACAAGCACAAGCTCGCCATCCTCTCCAagtgcaagcacaagtatacagacctcgcttgggacaagcacaagctcaccatcctcttcaagtgcaagcacaagtatacagacctcgcctgggacaagcacaagctcaccatcctctccaagtgcaagcacaagtatacagACCTCGCCATCGACAAGCACAAGCTCACCATCCTCTCCAagtgcaagcacaagtatacagacctcgcctggaacaagcacaagctcaccatcctctcaaagtgcaagcacaagtatacagACCTCGCCATCGACAAGCACAAGCTCACCATCCTCTCAAagtgcaagcacaagtatacagACCTCGCTTGGAACAAGCACAAGCTCACCATCCTCTCCAagtgcaagcacaagtataGAGACCTCGCCTGGAACAAGCACAATCTCACCATCCTCTCCAagtgcaagcacaagtatacagacctcgcctgggacaagcacaagctcaccatcctctccaagtgcaagcacaagtataGAGACCTCGCCTGGGACAAGCACAAGCTCACCATCCTCTCCAagtgcaagcacaagtatacagacctcgcctgggacaagcacaagctcaccatcctctccaagtgcaagcacaagtatacagacctcgcctgggacaagcacaagctcaccatcctctccaagtgcaagcacaagtatacagACCTCGCCTGGGACACGCACAATCTCACCATCCTCTCCAagtgcaagcacaagtatacagacctcgcctgggacaagcacaagctcaccgtcctctccaagtgcaagcacaagtatacagacctcgcctgggacaagcacaagctcaccatcctctccaagtgcaagcacaagtatacagACCTCGCCTGGGACACGCACAATCTCACCATCCTCTCCAagtgcaagcacaagtatacagacctcgcctgggacaagcacaagctcaccatcttctccaagtgcaagcacaagtatacagacctcgcctgggacaagcacaagctcaccatcctctccaagtgcaagcacaagtatacagacctcgcctgggacaagcacaagctcaccatcctctccaagtgcaagcacaagtatacagacctcgcctggaacaagcacaagctcaccatcctctccaagtgcaagcacaagtatacagacctcgcctgggacaagcacaagctcaccgtcctctccaagtgcaagcacaagtatacagacctcgcctgggacaagcacaagctcaccatcctctccaagtgcaagcacaagtataGAGACCTCGCCTGGAACAAGCACAAGCTCACCATCCTCTCCAagtgcaagcacaagtatacagacctcgcctgggacaagcacaagctcaccgtcctctccaagtgcaagcacaagtatacagacctcgcctggaacaagcacaagctcaccatcttctccaagtgcaagcacaagtatacagacctcgcctgggacaagcacaagctcaccatcctctccaagcgcaagcacaagtatacagACCTCGCTTGGGACAAGCACAGGTGCATCTTCTTCTACTGGGACATCTGCAGGTTCTACTTTTTCCTTTGCTACAAGCACAAGTGCACCCTCATCTACTGGGACAAgcttgagtaggcctacatcatctTCAATTACAAGCTCACCTTCTTCCACTGACACAAGCATAGACACATCTTCATCCACTGGAACATTCACAA GAACTGTTCCACCGTCTAGTAGCACCTCGACTCTGACTTTTAGTGCTTCAACAACAGCATTATCGACGACCTCGACTACATCAGTTACGACCCCAACACCATCTCCTACTATCTCTCCAACAACGCCAACTTCTTCTTCACAGAAGCCAATGAAGATCTTTAAACCTTGGGAAAAAGTTATTCCCGAGAAGCTGGAAGGAG CTCTTCCTATTGGGACAACATTCGGAGGTGTGATCGTGTTCGCAGTCATATCTGTGTCTATAATTCTAGGTGTTAAACTTTACCAAGC GTGCCACGCGGTAAAGCCAAACACACCTGCAAAGAACTATGAATTACATGATCTGAGGCTAGGAATACATAGACACCCCTACCTCCCCATGGGTGATGCCGCTACGACAGATGTACAGGAGAGTAACAAACCGCTAGAATGGGATGCAGAGTCCGCCCTAGCACGTGATTTCCAAGACCCATCAAAAGCGGAAATACACTACCCACGGGAAATTGTGCCAATAAATCCAGATAAGGCGCCAACAGTAACTGCCCCCTGTCTGGTAGAAAAGGATTGTTATTCGACTCCAGATCCAAGAGGATTATGGGATTCTTCTCTGACGAAAACAGACAATTTGAGTGATATATCAgatggtaggcctatgtcaaacAGTATGGTACCAAAAGAAGATATAGTTTTAGATAGTTCAGATATTTTCCTAGATGTAAGGACTAATTCTGTGGCATAG